The following nucleotide sequence is from Actinomycetes bacterium.
GCCGCTCGTGTTTGTGCAGTCCGGGGGTCACAAACCGCCACAGTTGATACAGCCAAATCGGAGAAGCCAACACCACCCCAGCAACTCCTGCCACCTTCAGTTGCAATACGAACGGATCGGCCACCCCGGTGAGAGTCAGTTGGACGTTTCGGCCAGCTTCCTGTGCTTCGATGACCACATCCAGGAATGGCTGGGAAATTAGCCGAAAAATCGCGTCATAGTAGATCCATGCAATCACCGCGCCAACGGCAATCGTTAGTGCGCTTTTGAAGAGTCGATTTCGTAGTTCGCGCAGATGACCAGACAGCGGCATCGCACCGCCGCGCGATCTTTTGGAGTCAGTCACGTCCGAGGGTTAGGGCTGCGACTTACTGGAGTCCGGTGCTGGGGCATCCGCGGCTTGGGGCTGCTGCTGCTCACCAGTTGCGGGGTTGGCCTGCGGTGGCGATGGCGGCAACTGCTCGTTAGTGGCAGCAGTCACTTGACTATCGCCGTTTTCGTCTTCCTCGTGCATGCCTTTGGTTTCAGCCTTGAGGATCCGCAACGAACGTCCGAGACCGCGTGCGGCATCGGGTAACCGCTTGGCGCCGAACAGCAGCAGAATGAGTACCAGAATGATGAGCCATTCGGCTCCCTGCGGGAAACGCATCTGTCCTCCATTCGGGACCGCGGTTGCCGTCCCTGCCGAACCAGCCACAGCGGGTTGTT
It contains:
- the tatA gene encoding Sec-independent protein translocase subunit TatA, translating into MRFPQGAEWLIILVLILLLFGAKRLPDAARGLGRSLRILKAETKGMHEEDENGDSQVTAATNEQLPPSPPQANPATGEQQQPQAADAPAPDSSKSQP